Proteins encoded within one genomic window of Spirulina major PCC 6313:
- a CDS encoding MFS transporter, giving the protein MRTLDDTDAMELPMASPDRDSETDPTPDHGPGFGPILRNRRFLVLWSGQIFSQLADKVYLVLMIALISSHFHANEDFISNWVSAVMIAFTIPAVLFGSLAGVYVDRWVKRDVLVWTNLWRGGLVLLIPGLLWATQDWGKVWTVPIGFVGLLVITFLVSTLTQFFAPAEQTAIPLIVPRSQLLPANSLYTTTMMVLLIVGFAVGEPLLALVQSSIQSLNPHWTFGRELLVGGAYAIAGLLLLCLKTGETADSLDIERPHVLQDIRDGVQYLQDHHHVRNAMVQLIILFSVFAALAVLAVPLTADIPGLKPEQFGFLLASGGVGMAIGAFILGHWGQRFPHLSLTLLGSLGMALSLFALSWWSTQLVGALLATAALGFCGAFVGVPMQTTIQSETPEAMRGKVFGLQNNAVNIALSLPLALAGVAAAIWGLQPVLNALALLVLLGGLLSWSISRSGVVPSTSTNVTES; this is encoded by the coding sequence ATGCGCACCCTCGACGACACCGATGCAATGGAATTGCCCATGGCATCCCCTGACCGTGATTCTGAAACAGATCCAACCCCCGACCATGGCCCCGGCTTTGGCCCCATCCTCCGCAATCGTCGCTTCCTTGTCCTGTGGAGTGGGCAAATCTTTTCGCAATTAGCCGACAAGGTGTATCTAGTCTTGATGATCGCCTTGATCAGTAGCCATTTCCACGCCAACGAGGACTTTATTAGTAATTGGGTATCAGCGGTGATGATTGCCTTTACGATTCCGGCGGTGTTGTTTGGGTCATTGGCGGGGGTCTATGTGGATCGTTGGGTGAAGCGGGATGTGTTGGTGTGGACGAATCTGTGGCGCGGTGGTTTGGTGCTGTTGATTCCTGGTTTGCTGTGGGCAACGCAGGATTGGGGCAAGGTGTGGACGGTTCCCATCGGCTTTGTGGGCTTGTTGGTGATTACGTTTTTGGTCTCTACCCTGACGCAGTTTTTTGCCCCGGCAGAACAGACGGCGATTCCGTTGATTGTGCCGCGATCGCAACTCCTCCCCGCCAACTCCCTCTACACCACCACAATGATGGTGCTGCTGATCGTCGGTTTTGCCGTCGGTGAACCCCTCCTCGCCCTCGTGCAAAGCAGCATCCAAAGCCTGAATCCTCACTGGACATTTGGGCGGGAATTGCTCGTCGGCGGAGCCTATGCGATCGCCGGTCTCCTGCTCCTCTGCCTCAAAACCGGCGAAACCGCCGACAGCTTAGATATTGAACGGCCCCACGTCCTCCAAGACATTCGAGACGGCGTGCAATACCTCCAAGACCATCACCATGTCCGCAACGCCATGGTGCAGTTAATCATCCTGTTTAGCGTCTTTGCCGCCCTCGCTGTCCTTGCCGTCCCCCTCACCGCCGATATTCCCGGCCTCAAACCGGAGCAATTCGGGTTTCTCCTCGCCTCTGGGGGCGTGGGCATGGCGATCGGGGCGTTCATTTTGGGCCATTGGGGTCAACGCTTCCCCCATCTCTCCCTCACCCTCCTCGGCAGCTTAGGCATGGCTCTCTCGTTATTCGCCCTGTCCTGGTGGAGTACCCAATTGGTGGGCGCACTCCTGGCCACCGCTGCCCTGGGCTTCTGTGGCGCGTTCGTGGGCGTGCCGATGCAAACCACGATTCAATCGGAAACGCCAGAGGCCATGCGCGGCAAAGTCTTTGGGTTGCAAAACAACGCCGTGAATATTGCCCTCTCCCTTCCCCTCGCCTTAGCCGGGGTAGCGGCGGCAATTTGGGGATTACAGCCGGTTTTAAACGCTTTAGCTCTCCTTGTCTTGCTCGGAGGCTTGCTGAGTTGGTCTATTTCCCGTAGCGGCGTGGTACCATCAACATCAACAAATGTTACGGAAAGTTAG